A window of Gasterosteus aculeatus chromosome 9, fGasAcu3.hap1.1, whole genome shotgun sequence contains these coding sequences:
- the LOC120825382 gene encoding beta-2-glycoprotein 1, with protein MERPLALILLFPFLYFPTAASDNVCLRPELADNIEKDGLQRYFSPGVELTLSCKQGYSPELGPRKIVCGISGEWTKTRLMCSPKRCPYPDSLSNGESYYEDIMFQSTINYTCNEGYTLTGNRSATCLSNGEWSTPVPQCKPVTCGLAPIPQFGKIIYDKRIRGNTTYYGLKGTYTCLPPYVLFGSARGECTVSGEWTKAPECRVVTCPAPENIDMGFLSSNEERDYDYKETVRYGCNEDYVLDGNFQIVCNQDGNWSKKPSCKAPCRVGVERARILYKEKKIWIEDLNPNRVLHNEIISFYCMDMDRQCGYAVSTQCIEGKLKIPECFEQPSAIHYKLQSSSLPSEMKQC; from the exons ATGGAACGCCCGCTGGCGCTGATTCTTCTGTTTCCATTCCTATATTTCCCCACCGCTGCATCAGACAATG TGTGTCTCAGGCCTGAGCTGGCTGACAACATTGAGAAGGATGGACTCCAAAGGTACTTCAGCCCCGGTGTGGAGTTAACGCTGTCCTGTAAACAGGGATACAGCCCGGAGCTTGGCCCTCGGAAGATTGTCTGCGGTATCAGTGGAGAATGGACGAAAACCAGATTAATGTGCTCAC CCAAACGCTGTCCCTATCCTGACTCTCTGTCTAATGGAGAATCGTACTACGAGGATATTATGTTCCAGAGTACCATTAACTATACGTGTAACGAAGG GTACACCTTGACTGGAAACCGTTCTGCAACGTGTCTTTCCAACGGAGAATGGAGCACACCAGTGCCACAGTGCAAGC ctgtgacttgTGGTCTCGCACCGATCCCACAGTTTGGGAAGATCATTTATGACAAGAGGATCAGAGGGAACACCACTTATTACGGCTTGAAAGGGACGTACACGTGTCTGCCGCCGTACGTGCTGTTTGGCAGCGCGAGAGGAGAGTGCACTGTCAGCGGCGAATGGACCAAAGCACCTGAATGCCGAG TGGTGACCTGCCCTGCACCCGAGAACATTGACATGGGCTTTCTGTCAAGCAACGAAGAGAGAGACTACGACTACAAGGAAACGGTCAGATATGGCTGCAATGAAGACTACGTACTCGATGGAAACTTCCAGATTGTTTGTAATCAAGATGGAAATTGGTCTAAAAAGCCATCCTGCAAAG CTCCTTGCCGTGTCGGTGTAGAGAGAGCAAGGATATtatacaaagaaaagaaaatctggATTGAAGACCTAAATCCTAACCGAGTTTTACACAATGAGATTATCTCATTCTACTGTATGGACATGGACAGGCAATGTGGTTATGCAGTGTCAACCCAGTGCATCGAAGGAAAACTCAAAATCCCTGAATGCTTTGAGC agCCCAGCGCCATTCATTATAAACTACAATCAAGTTCACTTCCATCAGAAATGAAACAGTGCTGA
- the LOC120825381 gene encoding beta-2-glycoprotein 1 isoform X1 — MQPAIRGPFIQLHSWPHRGDFTPETMALALALLVLCQAALHTTVTSKSVCGRPFVSDGIEQSTLKRVYEVGEELTPACERGYLPSTATPRRMTCTATGEWTQSDLACSPKMCPIPRPLQPLAKGRTEAPFKSVLNYTCDAGYVMLGANESRCLHDATWSNPPPLCKAVNCPLPKPPRDGRIAYDKPFTGSTTVYGQGWTYECNPRMAPSFERGSCMADGSTTEPPVCREVSCAAPKGIPNGFVTFAVIRRHGYKETVKYACNDHYTMDGEVEIRCQNTGNWSAKPVCRAPCAVGIKRGRIFYNAKKLWIADLKPNRVLHGEHVGFYCLNREERCGYTAVSTCNDGTLPIPECFEEPGKVEYTLRAKSLPSEITMCAASPSARPA; from the exons ATGCAGCCTGCTATCAGGGGACCGTTTATTCAGCTGCACAGCTGGCCCCACAGAGGAGACTTCACTCCCGAGACGATGGCCCTGGCGTTGGCTCTGCTGGTGCTTTGCCAAGCGGCTTTACACACAACTGTAACATCCAAGAGCG TATGTGGACGTCCTTTTGTCTCCGATGGCATCGAACAGTCGACCCTGAAACGCGTGTATGAGGTTGGAGAGGAGCTGACCCCCGCCTGTGAAAGGGGGTATTTGCCTTCGACAGCGACCCCTCGAAGGATGACCTGCACCGCAACAGGAGAATGGACACAGTCAGACCTGGCATGCTCCC CCAAGATGTGCCCAATCCCTCGACCTCTGCAGCCATTAGCAAAGGGGAGGACGGAAGCTCCATTCAAGAGTGTGCTTAACTACACATGTGATGCCGG GTACGTCATGCTAGGCGCCAATGAGAGCAGGTGTCTACATGATGCAACATGGAGCAATCCACCGCCTCTCTGCAAAG CCGTGAACTGTCCGCTGCCCAAGCCACCCAGAGATGGAAGGATCGCCTATGACAAGCCATTTACTGGCAGCACCACTGTGTACGGACAAGGCTGGACCTACGAGTGTAACCCGCGCATGGCTCCAAGTTTCGAGAGGGGATCCTGCATGGCTGATGGAAGTACAACAGAGCCGCCGGTGTGCCGAG AGGTGAGCTGCGCCGCCCCAAAGGGCATCCCAAACGGCTTCGTCACCTTTGCTGTGATTAGACGACACGGCTACAAGGAGACGGTCAAGTACGCCTGCAATGACCATTACACAATGGATGGAGAGGTTGAGATACGGTGCCAAAACACAGGAAACTGGTCTGCCAAGCCAGTTTGCAGGG CTCCCTGCGCAGTTGGCATCAAAAGAGGCCGTATCTTCTACAATGCCAAGAAGCTCTGGATTGCGGACCTGAAACCCAACCGAGTCCTCCATGGAGAACACGTTGGCTTCTATTGTCTGAACAGAGAAGAGAGGTGCGGCTACACTGCTGTCAGCACCTGTAACGATGGGACGCTTCCCATCCCGGAGTGCTTTGAGG AGCCGGGCAAGGTGGAGTACACCTTAAGAGCCAAATCTCTTCCATCAGAAATCACAATGTGTGCTGCCTCCCCATCTGCAAGACCTGCATAA
- the nol11 gene encoding nucleolar protein 11-like, with the protein MAALYAGYTLRGLAPAQNRPNSGIQGVEAERDSDHVVVTDSTRCVTLYKVSDQKPLSCWTVKQGHTLTGAAVYNARTQEYVAVSDRKVIRIWKEDDIILDKAFKATVSSDVWRVHCVAGGDPVVLFHRGAVRLLDSLLSAPQQPIEEVLSPEEAISWSTNIVTESQQFVIFTTEQKGDHFLYLQRLNPNSLQRYHLEREEPGLSPLSFSVSYRDKHIRLLYLYPNGHVYESVVSVRAPVPEEGAQALPLPRSLLLSLPVGEGLLQAASAQELDEAHVAVVGVPHPSAGSGKDFLCIWNTNFQTLQAGKEMAGKIYGQLWSFWNKLFIPHGKTFSVIPYDCPKSSLASALGKQRQVKKDESKAPTSVPSWNTLLHEEKAHPSRTAETRKTRTNRKSQSAQSLTNDQVLELIKTAPVEEIQREVQLLLSRTDTQDLQTSVGQLASTLVSRSLSDPAFYTPSSLVQLVHTRYLCHSVCPDLVLLALERKDYFLCQLCLQFFPDIPEVVTCACLKVFISMSDVDAAKVNLEPDSVFFMEALIAQEHEAGLNGFSLADEEDRSDNLAEGGATAQRDNEKASAAEQMCPVGLHKAVLLNEILQTAYFDSFLLPHLKDLSSQDVVLFLQYLQFVYLKFSHDACKPTQGLRSPSLTQVMDWMGLLLDAHFTVLVMTPDVKDLLLNLHRFVKSQVRFVSELGKIEGSLQELDKMAWKRDVGQYSIEIIELF; encoded by the exons ATGGCCGCGCTCTATGCGGGATACACGTTGCGCGGACTTGCCCCAGCTCAAAATCGCCCAAATTCAGGTATTCAGGGCGTCGAAGCGGAGAGAGATAGCGACCATGTCGTTGTCACCGACTCAACCAGATGCGTCACGCTGTACAAG GTTTCAGACCAGAAGCCACTGAGCTGCTGGACGGTGAAACAAGGACACACACTGACCGGTGCAGCAGTGTACAACGCACGGACGCAGGAATACGTGGCGGTGTCGGACAGAAAG gtGATCAGAATTTGGAAGGAAGACGACATCATCTTGGATAAGGCCTTCAAAGCAACC GTGTCATCAGATGTCTGGAGGGTCCACTGTGTGGCCGGAGGGGACCCTGTGGTCCTGTTCCACAGAGGAGCTGTGAGGCTCCTGGACTCCTTACTTTCTGCTCCCCAGCAGCCCATCGAGGAAGTCCTGTCACCAGAAGAGGCCATTAG ttggAGCACCAACATAGTAACCGAGTCCCAGCAGTTTGTCATCTTCACAACCGAACAG AAAGGAGATCACTTCCTGTACCTGCAAAGACTGAATCCCAACAGCCTGCAGAGGTACCATCTGGAGCGGGAGGAGCCCGGTCTTTCCCCACTCAGCTTCTCTGTCTCCTACAGGGATAAACACATCCGCCTGCTTTATCTCT ACCCCAACGGTCATGTATACGAGAGTGTGGTCTCCGTGCGGGCCCCGGTGCCTGAGGAGGGGGCCCAGGCCCTCCCGCTGCCTCGCAGCCTGCTGCTGAGCCTTCCCGTCGGTGAGGGCCTCCTGCAGGCTGCGTCGGCTCAGGAGTTGGATGAAGCCCATGTAGCGGTTGTGGGGGTTCCGCACCCGTCGGCCGGGTCTGGCAAAG ACTTCCTGTGTATCTGGAATACCAATTTCCAAACCCTTCAGGCAGGAAAAGAGATGGCGGGTAAAATCTACGGCCAG TTGTGGAGTTTTTGGAACAAGTTATTCATTCCACATGGAAAAACCTTCTCTGTGATTCCATACGATTGCCCCAAATCTTCGCTGGCCTCGGCACTGGGAAAACAGAGGCAGGTCAAGAAAGACG AGTCCAAAGCTCCCACTTCGGTACCATCCTGGAATACCCTCCTGCACGAGGAGAAAGCTCACCCCTCGAGAACCGCGGAGACCAGGAAGACG AGAACAAACCGTAAAAGCCAATCTGCACAGAGTTTAACAAATGACCAAGTCTTGGAGTTAATCAAG ACCGCGCCAGTAGAAGAGATCCAGAGAGAGGTGCAGCTCCTCCTGTCACGGACCGACACCCAGGACCTGCAGACCTCCGTCGGGCAGCTGGCATCGACCCTGGTGTCCCGCAGCCTGAGCGATCCAGCCTTCTACACCCCCAGCAGCCTGGTGCAGCTGGTGCACACTCGGTACCTCTGCCACAG TGTGTGTCCTGACCTTGTGCTCCTGGCCCTGGAGAGGAAGGACTACTTTCTGTGTCAGCTCTGCTTGCAGTTCTTCCCTGACATTCCTGAAGTTGTCACCTGTGCTTGCCTTAAAGTCTTCATCAG CATGTCAGATGTTGATGCAGCGAAGGTGAACCTGGAGCCTGACAGTGTCTTCTTCATGGAAGCCCTGATTGCTCAAGAGCACGAGGCGGGGTTGAACGGTTTCAGCCTCGCCGACGAAGAGGACCGTTCAGACAACCTCGCCGAAGGTGGCGCCACAGCACAACGAGACAATGAGAAGGCCTCTGCAGCAGAACAGATGTGTCCAGTGGGATTACATAAAGCAGTTCTACT AAATGAGATCCTGCAGACGGCCTACTTTGACTCTTTCCTGCTTCCTCATCTAAAAGATCTCTCCTCCCAGGATGTTGTT CTTTTCCTCCAGTACCTGCAGTTCGTTTACCTCAAATTTTCCCACGATGCTTGCAAACCGACGCAAGGATTGAGATCCCCGAGCCTGACTCAG GTCATGGATTGGATGGGCTTGCTGTTGGACGCCCATTTCACAGTGCTGGTGATGACTCCGGATGTCAAGGACTTATTGCTGAATCTCCACAGATTTGTAAAGTCTCAG GTGAGATTCGTTTCTGAGCTTGGGAAGATCGAGGGAAGCCTCCAAGAGCTCGATAAGATGGCGTGGAAGAGGGACGTTGGACAATACTCCATTGAAATCATTGAGCTGTTTTAG
- the LOC120825381 gene encoding beta-2-glycoprotein 1 isoform X2, with translation MRKVCGRPFVSDGIEQSTLKRVYEVGEELTPACERGYLPSTATPRRMTCTATGEWTQSDLACSPKMCPIPRPLQPLAKGRTEAPFKSVLNYTCDAGYVMLGANESRCLHDATWSNPPPLCKAVNCPLPKPPRDGRIAYDKPFTGSTTVYGQGWTYECNPRMAPSFERGSCMADGSTTEPPVCREVSCAAPKGIPNGFVTFAVIRRHGYKETVKYACNDHYTMDGEVEIRCQNTGNWSAKPVCRAPCAVGIKRGRIFYNAKKLWIADLKPNRVLHGEHVGFYCLNREERCGYTAVSTCNDGTLPIPECFEEPGKVEYTLRAKSLPSEITMCAASPSARPA, from the exons atgaggaagg TATGTGGACGTCCTTTTGTCTCCGATGGCATCGAACAGTCGACCCTGAAACGCGTGTATGAGGTTGGAGAGGAGCTGACCCCCGCCTGTGAAAGGGGGTATTTGCCTTCGACAGCGACCCCTCGAAGGATGACCTGCACCGCAACAGGAGAATGGACACAGTCAGACCTGGCATGCTCCC CCAAGATGTGCCCAATCCCTCGACCTCTGCAGCCATTAGCAAAGGGGAGGACGGAAGCTCCATTCAAGAGTGTGCTTAACTACACATGTGATGCCGG GTACGTCATGCTAGGCGCCAATGAGAGCAGGTGTCTACATGATGCAACATGGAGCAATCCACCGCCTCTCTGCAAAG CCGTGAACTGTCCGCTGCCCAAGCCACCCAGAGATGGAAGGATCGCCTATGACAAGCCATTTACTGGCAGCACCACTGTGTACGGACAAGGCTGGACCTACGAGTGTAACCCGCGCATGGCTCCAAGTTTCGAGAGGGGATCCTGCATGGCTGATGGAAGTACAACAGAGCCGCCGGTGTGCCGAG AGGTGAGCTGCGCCGCCCCAAAGGGCATCCCAAACGGCTTCGTCACCTTTGCTGTGATTAGACGACACGGCTACAAGGAGACGGTCAAGTACGCCTGCAATGACCATTACACAATGGATGGAGAGGTTGAGATACGGTGCCAAAACACAGGAAACTGGTCTGCCAAGCCAGTTTGCAGGG CTCCCTGCGCAGTTGGCATCAAAAGAGGCCGTATCTTCTACAATGCCAAGAAGCTCTGGATTGCGGACCTGAAACCCAACCGAGTCCTCCATGGAGAACACGTTGGCTTCTATTGTCTGAACAGAGAAGAGAGGTGCGGCTACACTGCTGTCAGCACCTGTAACGATGGGACGCTTCCCATCCCGGAGTGCTTTGAGG AGCCGGGCAAGGTGGAGTACACCTTAAGAGCCAAATCTCTTCCATCAGAAATCACAATGTGTGCTGCCTCCCCATCTGCAAGACCTGCATAA